In Saccharothrix violaceirubra, the following are encoded in one genomic region:
- a CDS encoding RNA polymerase sigma factor, with product MTPASPIAVLVGAAAQGDQCAWNEIVDRYTPLVLSVIYRHRLRPADAADVNQTLWLRLVEQIGRLRDPEALPGWIATTTRNECLRMLRLQQRTRPFDPLADDEPAGDEEDLAEDLLAAERRQALRDGFAELSDQCRELLARLMADPPPSYAAVSEDLDIPVGSIGPTRIRCLNKLRRTPPLMRFLDQVDEGGVLGGPVGKR from the coding sequence GTGACCCCTGCTTCCCCGATCGCCGTGCTCGTCGGCGCGGCGGCGCAGGGCGACCAGTGCGCGTGGAACGAGATCGTCGACCGCTACACGCCGTTGGTGCTGTCGGTGATCTACAGGCACCGGCTGCGCCCGGCCGACGCGGCCGACGTGAACCAGACGCTCTGGCTGCGCCTGGTCGAGCAGATCGGCCGGTTGCGCGATCCGGAGGCGCTGCCCGGGTGGATCGCCACGACCACGCGCAACGAGTGCCTGCGGATGCTGCGGCTCCAGCAGCGGACCCGGCCGTTCGACCCGCTGGCGGACGACGAACCGGCGGGCGACGAGGAGGACCTGGCCGAGGACCTGCTCGCCGCCGAGCGGCGCCAGGCCCTGCGGGACGGGTTCGCGGAACTCAGCGACCAGTGCCGGGAGTTGCTGGCCAGGCTGATGGCCGACCCGCCGCCGTCGTACGCCGCCGTCAGCGAGGACCTGGACATCCCGGTGGGCAGCATCGGGCCGACGCGCATCCGGTGCCTGAACAAGCTGCGCCGGACGCCGCCGCTGATGCGGTTCCTCGACCAGGTCGACGAAGGAGGTGTGCTGGGTGGACCGGTGGGAAAGCGATGA